A region of the Terriglobales bacterium genome:
CGAGGTGGCGCTTTTGTGAGTATTCCCATACGAAACGCTGGTACACGGGTACGCCAACCAGATGGGACATAACATTGGACAACCCAAAATCGTGATTGCCTTCGACCCATATCACTTCCACTTTTCGTTTGGGGTTTGAGAGCTTGCGGATACAGGAGAGAAATTTCCAGTGATCGCCGTTGAGTCGGCGGAAATTCAAATCAGAAAAGATATCGCCGAGAAGGATCAGTCGCCGGTATGTCAGCGACTGAATCAAATCGAGCGCATCACGAGCCCGGCTCACCTCTGATCCGAGGTGCAGGTCCGAGATCAGCAGCGTATCGACAAGCGCCTCCGCCATGATGGCAGAGTACTTGTGAACCATTTCTTATCGATGACGAGCGGGTTAATATTCTGCAACAATTTCTACCCTCGGCAAAACAGCAGAATTTATCCGGCTGACATTCTCCATTAACACTGTCGTGTCACTCTTGTTCCTGTAGAGGTGAATGATGTACCTCCAGGCAGACATTAGCCGTATTCAGCTGTGTGTTCTCGTTCGCTGTCGTGGCAAGATCTACTTCGGCAACGAAGTCAGTGATATCGGAAAAAGAGTGAAGGAAGCCGATCCGGGGCACCAGAGAGTTATCGTGGATGTATCGGAACTGGATGAACTCCGGACGGGGGATCTCGGCATGCTGTGGCTCCGGTATATGGAGGCCCGAGCTCGGGGATGGCGTATCGCCTTCGTCAAGTTGCCCATCGGACTGCAAGCTATGCTGCAACTCCACTCGGTGGGTGATGCCTTCGAGGTCTACAGAACCGAGACGGACGCGGTGGCGGCATTGCAGAGCAATAGAACCGGCATCGTCGGGTGAAGCTTAGGAGGAGGCAGCCGCAGCCCGCACCTCCGCCTGAGCGGATTCGACGTCGGGGTAGAACTTAAATAGGGAATCTACGTGCGTCACCTTTAGCATTTGCATCACGCGCTCGGAGACGCCGGCTAATGCCATTCTCCTTTTCTTGTTGGTGCAGGATACTTGTGCGTTAATGAGAGAACCGATGGCCGCCGAGTCGACGTAGTTCACGGCGGAAAGATCGAACACCAGGGACTCTGTCGTTACCGAGCGCCAGCTCTCCTGGAAGCGGAAGATGTGCTCTAACACCAGGCCTCCCGCGGGCGAGATGATCGTTGTGTGCGCGTCGTTGCTGTAACTGACCTTAAGATCGAAATCGTGATTCCCCATGCAGGCTAAGCTCCTGCATCCCTTGTACTAGCGCCTGAACCGCAGCACAAGACCTCGACCGAAATCTTAACCTTCTTTTAACACTCTTAACTTCCAGTTAACAATCCAGGCGAGTCTTGGTCGGTCCCCGACCAGTTGGTGTCGGGAAACCGCTCGACTCTCCCGGTCTTCGTCCCGAGCATCGAGTTCAACAATTCAATTGTAAATTCGTGGTGAGGGTCGTTCTTGCGCACAACCAGGCGGATCAGGGTGCCCAGTAACAGGATGGTTCCAGCTAATAGGATGCAGGCGTACATAACTCCCACCTCCATCATTTGTGGATCCATCATCCCGCCAAATTGTTAATAGGTGATTAACAGCGCATACCTCTTGCGCCGCGATTCAGACGGGTGGAAGCGGTGAGCTTATGGGGAGAACCCAGCCGGCTCGATTCCCAAGCACCCCGCACCATCG
Encoded here:
- a CDS encoding STAS domain-containing protein, whose translation is MGNHDFDLKVSYSNDAHTTIISPAGGLVLEHIFRFQESWRSVTTESLVFDLSAVNYVDSAAIGSLINAQVSCTNKKRRMALAGVSERVMQMLKVTHVDSLFKFYPDVESAQAEVRAAAASS
- a CDS encoding STAS domain-containing protein — encoded protein: MMYLQADISRIQLCVLVRCRGKIYFGNEVSDIGKRVKEADPGHQRVIVDVSELDELRTGDLGMLWLRYMEARARGWRIAFVKLPIGLQAMLQLHSVGDAFEVYRTETDAVAALQSNRTGIVG